The Aethina tumida isolate Nest 87 chromosome 6, icAetTumi1.1, whole genome shotgun sequence genome has a segment encoding these proteins:
- the LOC109603810 gene encoding uncharacterized protein LOC109603810, whose translation MNHFKFQVQHVVEQGRTNQQLIDTLVQWLQDNDMPKVPQETIVEFLLACNNDLEATKKTMQSCYNCKKNGPEIFDDRNVNNPNLELALKTIRLATMPTRTEQNYAVHYFKVHDPDYTKFDIVANIKLTLMLLEVTLEKDPPDGLVVVLDMDNIGLMHVTKLKLGFLRLFFEFLQEGMPLKLKQIHIFNTSFVYDKILALIKILMKKELAELIKAHPPNLDMEKFFQEELRKECIPKDYGGSLGTIEELHADTIAQMKERQEYFDEEERSRKNYRFESVELK comes from the exons ATGAATCACTTCAAATTTCAAGTTCAGCATGTCGTTGAACAAGGCAGGACGAATCAACAGTTGATCGACACCTTGGTACAATGGTTACAAGACAACGACATGCCGAAAGTACCTCAAGAAACCATCGTGGAATTTTTGCTGGCCTGCAACAACGACCTGGAGGCGACCAAGAAGACAATGCAGTCGTGCTACAATTGTAAAAAGAACGGGCCGGAAATTTTCGACGACAGAAACGTGAACAACCCCAACTTGGAGCTGGCGCTGAAGACGAT ACGTTTAGCCACGATGCCGACCAGAACTGAACAAAACTATGCCGTCCATTATTTTAAGGTGCACGACCCGGATTATACCAAGTTCGACATTGTGGCCAACATAAAGCTCACCCTCATGCTCCTGGAGGTGACTTTGGAGAAGGATCCGCCTGACGGGTTGGTGGTGGTCTTGGACATGGATAATATTGGGTTGATGCATGTTACGAAGCTGAAGCTTGGCTTTCTGAGGCTGTTCTTTGAGTTCTTGCAGGAAGGGATGCCATTGAAGTTGAAACAGATACACATTTTCAACACGTCGTTCGTGTACGACAAGATTTTGGCTCTGATTAAGATCCTGATGAAGAAAGAGCTTGCTGAGCTG ATCAAGGCTCACCCCCCCAACTTGGACATGGAGAAGTTTTTCCAGGAGGAGTTGAGGAAGGAGTGCATTCCAAAGGACTATGGTGGCAGTTTGGGTACCATCGAAGAGTTACACGCTGACACCATTGCGCAAATGAAGGAAAGGCAGGAGTACTTCGACGAGGAAGAAAGATCAAggaaaaattatagatttgAAAGTGTTGagctgaaataa
- the LOC109603821 gene encoding uncharacterized protein LOC109603821, with product MTKKQEEKRYSFQQFNKELNELYDHLIQQNYDESELRTIFQPLLKSTESSKTTKVLLVTVLTFTTLIYVVSKSDKLTWHLSAVARVLLIKLLPFWNWTQYRNGLCLLKLPETATSQQFNCGMCEHLTSINKEFSNISHNDLMEKYLDVHSPVLIKDGLDWNTDKTFIDDVYDNDILYDSLPCLISSSLNKDNGNQLGQLMEKARKQDRFYLHFQNCDYEPMRVFRKYTYPPQFLPNVLSPVLYNWMVWNKSYNTTKYKPIELIEKEALVGQIHGETEFRLLPRKNCETHCEVLNVKLQKGESILLTSLWDLEYRPVGDGENVAVILEIRG from the coding sequence ATGACAAAAAAGCAAGAAGAGAAACGTTACAGCTTCCAACAGTTCAACAAAGAACTGAACGAACTGTATGACCACTTAATCCAGCAAAACTATGATGAATCAGAACTGCGTACAATCTTCCAACCACTTTTAAAATCAACTGAGTCTTCAAAAACGACCAAAGTCCTTCTGGTCACAGTTCTAACGTTCACCACTTTAATTTATGTGGTGAGTAAGAGTGACAAACTCACTTGGCATTTGTCAGCCGTTGCGAGGGTTTTGCTCATCAAACTGCTGCCCTTTTGGAACTGGACTCAATACAGAAATGGGTTGTGTTTGTTGAAACTGCCTGAGACTGCTACTAGTCAGCAGTTTAACTGCGGCATGTGCGAGCATCTTACCTCAATCAACAAGGAGTTCAGCAACATCTCCCATAATGATTTGatggaaaaatatttggatGTGCACAGTCCCGTGCTAATAAAGGATGGCCTGGACTGGAACACGGACAAAACGTTCATCGACGACGTCTACGACAACGACATACTCTACGACTCGCTCCCCTGTTTGATCTCGTCAAGCCTCAACAAGGACAACGGCAACCAACTGGGCCAGCTGATGGAGAAGGCCAGGAAGCAGGACAGGTTCTACTTGCACTTCCAGAACTGCGACTACGAACCCATGAGGGTGTTCAGGAAGTACACGTATCCACCCCAGTTCTTGCCCAACGTACTGTCACCGGTTCTGTACAACTGGATGGTGTGGAACAAGTCGTACAACACCACCAAGTACAAGCCCATCGAGCTGATCGAGAAGGAAGCTTTGGTGGGGCAGATTCACGGCGAGACAGAGTTTAGGTTGTTGCCCAGGAAGAACTGTGAGACCCACTGTGAAGTCTTGAATGTCAAATTGCAGAAGGGAGAAAGTATTTTGCTGACTAGTCTTTGGGACTTGGAGTACAGGCCCGTCGGAGATGGGGAGAATGTGGCTGTTATCCTAGAAATTAGGggctaa